From Microbacterium sp. 10M-3C3:
GACGTACGAGGGCGGGCCCGACCACACCGCCGACGACCCCTACCGTCACACTCCGAGCATCGGCGAGCTCGACCTGCATCTCATCGCGGAAGGCCGGCACGAGGAGCTGTGGCGCGTGCTCGGGGCGCACGTGCGCACGCTCGACGGCTCGGCGGGGGTCGCGTTCACGGTGTGGGCGCCGGATGCCCGCGCCGTCCGCGTCGCCGGAGACTTCAACGGCTGGGACGGCCAGGCGCACGCGATGCGCTCGATGGGCGGCAGCGGGGTGTGGGAGCTGTTCGTCCCGGGTCTCGGCGACGGCGAGACGTACAAGTTCCAGATCCTCACGCGCAGCGGCGAGTGGATCCTCAAGGCCGACCCGATGGCGCGCTTCGCGGAGCAGCCGCCGGCCACGGCGTCGGTCGTCACGTCATCCGCGTACACGTGGGGCGACGACGCGTGGATGGCGCAGCGCGCGAAGACCCAGCCGGTGTCGGCGCCGATGTCGGTGTACGAGCTGCACTTCGGCTCGTGGCGGCCCGGCCTGTCGTACCGCGACGCCGCCGACCCGCTCATCGAGTACGTCACGGCGCAGGGATTCACGCACGTCGAGTTCCTCCCCCTCGCCGAGCACCCGTTCGGCGGATCGTGGGGCTACCAGGTCACCGGCTACTACGCGCCCACGAGCCGGTTCGGAGCGCCCGACGACCTGCGCTATCTGATCGACCGCCTGCACCAGGCCGGCATCGGCGTGATCATGGACTGGGTGCCCGGCCACTTCCCCAAAGACGCCTTCGCGCTGGCCCGCTTCGACGGCGAGGCGCTCTACGAGCACCCCGACCCGCGGCGCGGCGAGCACAAGGACTGGGGAACGCTCATCTTCGACTACGGGCGCAACGAGGTGCGCAACTTCCTCGTCGCGAACGCGCTGTACTGGCTCGAAGAGTTCCACGTCGACGGCCTCCGCGTCGACGCCGTGGCGTCGATGCTGTACCTGGACTACTCCCGCAACGAGGGCGAGTGGGTGCCGAACCAGTACGGCGGACGGGAGAACCTCGAGGCCATCCGGTTCCTGCAGGAGGTCAACGCGACCGCCTACAAGCGCTACCCGGGCATCGCGATGATCGCCGAGGAGTCGACGAGCTTCCCGGGCGTCACGGCGCCCACGAGCCAGGCCGGACTCGGATTCGGGTTCAAGTGGAACATGGGCTGGATGAACGACTCGCTCCAGTACATCTCCCGCGACCCGCTGTACCGGTCGCACCACGAGGGCGAGCTGTCGTTCTCGTTCGTCTACGCGTTCAGCGAGAACTACGTCCTCCCCATCAGCCACGACGAGGTCGTGCACGGGAAGGGGAGCCTGTTCAACCGCATGCCCGGCGACCACTGGCAGAAGCTCGCGAACATGCGGGCGTACCTGGCGTACATGTGGGGCCACCCCGGCAAGCAGCTGCTGTTCATGGGGCAGGAGTTCGGGCAGATGTCCGAGTGGTCCGAGGGCCGGGGCCTGGACTGGTGGATGCTCGATCAGCCCTCGCACGCGCAGCTGCAGTCCTTCGTCGCCGCGATGAACCGCGCGTACGTCGCGCAGGCGGCGCTGTGGTCGCGCGACTCCGACGGCCAGGCATTCAACCGTCTGGGCGCGCCGCAGTGGAACCCCAACGTGCAGGCGTTCGCGCGTCGCGACTGGCACGGGAACACCGTCGCGATCGTGTGCAACTTCTCCGGTGAACCCATCTCGCACTTCGAGCTGATCCTGCCGGAGGCGGGCGTGTGGGAGGAGATCCTCAACAGCGACGCCGTGGAGTACGGCGGATCGGGCGTCGGCAACCTCGGCGTCGTGCAGGCGGCCGCCGACGGACACGCGACGCTCGCCCTACCGCCGCTGGGGACGCTGTGGCTGCATCACCGCACCGACGCGCACGTCCCCCGCACCGCCGGCTGACCCCGCGGGCTGCGTGAATCGGCGGCCATCCCTTCGGGAATGGCCGCCGAATCACGCACGACGGGTCAGAACAGGAGCGAGGCCAGGCGCGAGCGGGCCCGGATGACGCGCGGGTCGGCGTCGCCCACGAGCCCGAAGAGCTCCAGGAGCCGCTCGCGCACCGGCGCGCGCTCGTCGGCCGGCAGCAGGGCGAAGAGGTCGAGCAGCCGGTCGAACGCGTCGTCGACGTGGCCGCCGGCGAGGTCGAGATCGGCCACGCGGAACTGCGCGTCGAGGTCACGCGGCGACGCGGCGGCGGCCTCGCGCGCCTCCTGCAGGTCGACGCCCTGGACGCGGTCGAGGAGACGCACCTGACCGAGACCGGCGCGCGCGTCGGCGTCGCGCGGGTTCTCCGCGATCGCCTTCTCGTACGCGGCGATCGCGCGGGGGTAGTCCCCCGCCTCGATCGCGGCGAACGCCTCGGCGTGCAGCGGCGGGAGCTCCGGTTCGCCCGGCTCGGCGGGCGACTCGCCGCCCTCGCCCACCGGGACGGTGCCGGTCACGCCGTTCTGCGCCGCGAGCTGCAGGAGCTGGGTGAACACCTCGCGCACCTGCTGCTCGGGCACGGCGCCGGTGAACAGCGGCACAGGCTGGCCGCCGACGAGCGCGACCACGAGCGGGATCGACTGCGCACGGAACGCCTGCGCGAGCTGCGGGTTCGCGTCGACGTCCACCTTCGCCAGGACCAGACGGCCGGCGAGCTCCATCACGACCTTCTCGAGGATCGGGCTCAGCTGCTTGCACGGCCCGCACCACTCCGCCCACAGGTCCACGACGACCGGCACGGTGCGCGAGAGCTCGAGCACCTGGCCGAACGAGGCGTCGGTCACATCGAACACGAGCGACGGCGCCGCCGCCGCATCCGGCGACGCGGGCGCCGCGCCCTCGGCGGGCGGCTGCGGCCGGTTGCGCAGGGACGAGAGATCGACCGCGCCGCGCAGGACGGCGCCGGGGTTGGGGGTGCTCACTGGATCTCCTTGGCTTGCAGGATGTTCGACCGGTAGCCCAGCAGTCGGATGGGCTCGTCCGAGGCCTCGAGCGGGACGTAGAAGAACAGCTGATCGGTGTAGGTCGTGGTGAAGCCCTTCGCGGACTGGTCGACGCCCACGAGCGTCTTGACGACCGCGTTGTTCTCGAGGCGGATGACCGCGTCGGGGTTGGTCGGAGACACGCGGTCGTTCTCGTGCACCTCGACGGCGACGATCGCTCCCCCGTCGTTGGTGGTGAGGGCGATGGGCGCCGCGGTGCCCGCGGTCGCCTGGAACTCGAGCTTGCCGGTGTCGGAGGCGGTCTGGTTGAACTGGTCGAGCCGCTGCTGCTGATTCTGCGTGATGCTCGGGAGCAGCAGGTCGCCGGACGTGTCGAAGTCGGCGGCGAACGTGCTGTTGTCGCCGTTGTTGATGAGGTCGGCGTACGCGGCGGCGACCTCCGCCGGGGCGAGCCGGAGGAACGCCGAGTCCGGCGGAGCGAGCACCGAGCCGACGTACGGCGCGGGCAGCTCGGGCAGCGACGTCGAGGCCTCGAGGCTGGCGATGTACTCCGCCTTGTACTCCGACCACGGATCGGTCTGCGTCATGAGCATGATCGTCGGGGCGACCGTGGCGTCCTGCGGATCCTCGACGACGGTCAGGACCGACCTCGGCCACGTGTCCGACTGTTGCGGGAGGATGATCTCGACCGGCTGGTCGGGGATCGCGGGCGGCGCGGCCACGTCGGGGAGCGCCCCGCGCAGGGTGTAGTTCGTCTGCCGCTCGGCCAGGGCGGGACCCGACAGGCGCGTGGCGGCGAGCGTGCTGTCGCGGGCGGCGTCGGCGTCGGCGACCGTCTGCGAGATGCGGGTGAGGATCCGCTCGGCCTGCGACTCGGTCACCGCCGGGGACTGCTGTCCCTCGGGGACGATGACGCTCGGCGTCGGCGAGGGCGTCTCGGCGGGGGCGAAGCGCGGCCAGGCATCGGCGGAGCATCCGGCCAGCAGGGCGGCCGACACCGCGAGGGCGGGCACGACGATGAACGGCCGCCGACGGCCGATCGAGCGCCGACGCGGCGACGGGCCGGCGGAGATGACGCCCTTGTCCGCCCCCTCGATCGACAGGTCGATGGGCTCGGTGACCGGGAGCGGGAGGCCCTTGCGGCGCGGGCCCCGCGAGCGGCGCACGTGACGGATGCCGAGGATGTAGAGGATCACGCCGACGACAAGGACGATCCCGCCGCCGACGATGAGCGGCCCCGCCCACGGCGTGCTGCGGTCGACGGGCCACGTCACGGACACCTCCGACGGCGCGGGCTCGGTGCCGTCGGAGGCCAGCAGCACGCTCATGTCCTCCGGCAGCTGCAGCGGGGTCGACAGGCGCCGCTCCTGCTGGAACTCGTCGAGCCACAGGTCGGATCCGACAGGGCTGCGCGTGGCGGCCGCGTCCGCTGCCGCCGGGTCGGCCGCCGCGGCGTCTCCCACGGTCGCATCCGCCGCCGCGGTCTCGCTCGGTGCCGGCGAGGGCGCCGGGCTCGCGCCGTCCTCCCCGGAGCCCGGCTCGACGACCTGCGTCTGCAGCGCGCCGTCACCGCCGACGGTGACGTGGTTGTAGGGCACGTCGGCGAGCCACGCCTCGACGTCGGCCGTCCGGCCGTACGCGGCGAAGATCGTGCCGTCGCCCTCGGCGGTGAGCGTCTGCGCACCCGGGAAGAGGTTCAGCACCGACCCGTCGATGAGCGTGTACGGCTCGTCCTCGCCCGCCGGGACGGCGGTGCTCTCCGCGGGAGGGGCCTCGAAGACGGTGCGCTGGGCGATGCCCAGGCCGATCATCATCGCGGCGACGACGAACGCCGCCACGGCCCACACGAATCGCACGAATCACACCTTCCCCGGCCGGCCCGTCGGACCGGGCCGAGCACACGACGTTCCAGACTAGCGAAATCGACCTGAAAGTGGGCCCGGAGGGGGTGGCGCCGCATCCGCGCCCGAGGGCCTCAGTATCCTGGCCCCACGGCCGCGCCCGAGCGCGATCGGACAGGAGAGCGTGTGAAGATCCACAACCCGTTCCGCGTCGCCCTCGTGGCGACCCTGGGCGTCGGCGTCGGCCTGCTGCTCATCGGCGCGGTCCAGACGCTGTCGACGATCCTGCTCTACGTCGGAACGGCGTTGTTCCTCTCCCTCGGCCTCGACCCGATCATCTCGTGGCTCGAACGGCGCAAGCTCCCCCGCTGGGCAGCGGTGCTGATCGCGATCCTCGGCGTGCTCGGCGTGTTCGCCGGCATCATCCTCATCGTCGTGCCCGTCATCGTGAACCAGGTGGCGCAGCTCATCGCGACGATCGACGACCTCATCCAGCAGAGCGGGTGGGACTCGATCGTCGAGAACGCCCGCACGTGGCTCGAGCAACAGTTCCCGGCGCTGAACATCGACCTGGCGTGGAGCTACGTCGAGCAGTGGTGGTCGACGCTCGACTTCGGGTCGCTGTCGACGACGATCGGCAACGGCATCCTCCAGGTCGGCGGAGCCGTCATCGCGGGGTTCGGCGGCGCGTTCATCGTGCTGATCCTGACGATCTACTTCACCGCCTCGACCCCGTCGCTGAAGGCCGCCGTGTACCAGCTCGTGCCGGCGTCCAAGCGCGCGCGCTTCATCGACCTGGCCGAGCAGATCACCGCGTCGGTCGGCTACTACGTCATCGGCCAGCTGAGCCTCGGCGTCATCAACGGAATCCTCAGCTTCATCTTCCTCTCGATCATCCAGGCGCCCTTCCCCGCGGTGCTCGCCGTGATCGCGTTCTTCTTCTCGCTGATCCCCCTCGTCGGCACGCTGACCGGATCGACGATCATCGTGCTGACGTGCCTCATCCCCGGTCTGTCGGACAACGGGAACGCGTGGTGGATCGCGGCGATCTACTACCTCGTCTACATGCAGATCGAGGCGTACATCATCTCGCCGCGCATCATGAACCGCGCGGTGTCGATCCCCGGCGCGGTGGTGGTCATCGCCGCCCTCGCGGGCGGCTCCCTCCTGGGCCTGCTCGGCGCGCTCGTGGCGATCCCGGTGGCCGCGAGCATCCTCATCATCTACCGTC
This genomic window contains:
- the glgB gene encoding 1,4-alpha-glucan branching protein GlgB produces the protein MTDNARPDTGLLEAVAGGSHHDPHAVLGLHRDADGWIIRARRPLAASVTADLADGTTVPLAHVHAGIWEGRVAAPGRYTLTATYEGGPDHTADDPYRHTPSIGELDLHLIAEGRHEELWRVLGAHVRTLDGSAGVAFTVWAPDARAVRVAGDFNGWDGQAHAMRSMGGSGVWELFVPGLGDGETYKFQILTRSGEWILKADPMARFAEQPPATASVVTSSAYTWGDDAWMAQRAKTQPVSAPMSVYELHFGSWRPGLSYRDAADPLIEYVTAQGFTHVEFLPLAEHPFGGSWGYQVTGYYAPTSRFGAPDDLRYLIDRLHQAGIGVIMDWVPGHFPKDAFALARFDGEALYEHPDPRRGEHKDWGTLIFDYGRNEVRNFLVANALYWLEEFHVDGLRVDAVASMLYLDYSRNEGEWVPNQYGGRENLEAIRFLQEVNATAYKRYPGIAMIAEESTSFPGVTAPTSQAGLGFGFKWNMGWMNDSLQYISRDPLYRSHHEGELSFSFVYAFSENYVLPISHDEVVHGKGSLFNRMPGDHWQKLANMRAYLAYMWGHPGKQLLFMGQEFGQMSEWSEGRGLDWWMLDQPSHAQLQSFVAAMNRAYVAQAALWSRDSDGQAFNRLGAPQWNPNVQAFARRDWHGNTVAIVCNFSGEPISHFELILPEAGVWEEILNSDAVEYGGSGVGNLGVVQAAADGHATLALPPLGTLWLHHRTDAHVPRTAG
- a CDS encoding tetratricopeptide repeat protein encodes the protein MSTPNPGAVLRGAVDLSSLRNRPQPPAEGAAPASPDAAAAPSLVFDVTDASFGQVLELSRTVPVVVDLWAEWCGPCKQLSPILEKVVMELAGRLVLAKVDVDANPQLAQAFRAQSIPLVVALVGGQPVPLFTGAVPEQQVREVFTQLLQLAAQNGVTGTVPVGEGGESPAEPGEPELPPLHAEAFAAIEAGDYPRAIAAYEKAIAENPRDADARAGLGQVRLLDRVQGVDLQEAREAAAASPRDLDAQFRVADLDLAGGHVDDAFDRLLDLFALLPADERAPVRERLLELFGLVGDADPRVIRARSRLASLLF
- a CDS encoding glycosyl transferase encodes the protein MRFVWAVAAFVVAAMMIGLGIAQRTVFEAPPAESTAVPAGEDEPYTLIDGSVLNLFPGAQTLTAEGDGTIFAAYGRTADVEAWLADVPYNHVTVGGDGALQTQVVEPGSGEDGASPAPSPAPSETAAADATVGDAAAADPAAADAAATRSPVGSDLWLDEFQQERRLSTPLQLPEDMSVLLASDGTEPAPSEVSVTWPVDRSTPWAGPLIVGGGIVLVVGVILYILGIRHVRRSRGPRRKGLPLPVTEPIDLSIEGADKGVISAGPSPRRRSIGRRRPFIVVPALAVSAALLAGCSADAWPRFAPAETPSPTPSVIVPEGQQSPAVTESQAERILTRISQTVADADAARDSTLAATRLSGPALAERQTNYTLRGALPDVAAPPAIPDQPVEIILPQQSDTWPRSVLTVVEDPQDATVAPTIMLMTQTDPWSEYKAEYIASLEASTSLPELPAPYVGSVLAPPDSAFLRLAPAEVAAAYADLINNGDNSTFAADFDTSGDLLLPSITQNQQQRLDQFNQTASDTGKLEFQATAGTAAPIALTTNDGGAIVAVEVHENDRVSPTNPDAVIRLENNAVVKTLVGVDQSAKGFTTTYTDQLFFYVPLEASDEPIRLLGYRSNILQAKEIQ
- a CDS encoding AI-2E family transporter, whose protein sequence is MKIHNPFRVALVATLGVGVGLLLIGAVQTLSTILLYVGTALFLSLGLDPIISWLERRKLPRWAAVLIAILGVLGVFAGIILIVVPVIVNQVAQLIATIDDLIQQSGWDSIVENARTWLEQQFPALNIDLAWSYVEQWWSTLDFGSLSTTIGNGILQVGGAVIAGFGGAFIVLILTIYFTASTPSLKAAVYQLVPASKRARFIDLAEQITASVGYYVIGQLSLGVINGILSFIFLSIIQAPFPAVLAVIAFFFSLIPLVGTLTGSTIIVLTCLIPGLSDNGNAWWIAAIYYLVYMQIEAYIISPRIMNRAVSIPGAVVVIAALAGGSLLGLLGALVAIPVAASILIIYRQVLIPRQNER